One genomic region from uncultured Subdoligranulum sp. encodes:
- a CDS encoding DUF1848 domain-containing protein: MNPLIISASRRTDIPAYYSDWFYNRIQEGFVCVRNPMNFHQVSRISLSPDVVDGIVFWTKNPLPLMSRLEELWAYPFYFQFTLTPYGKDVEPGVPSKNDVILPAFQELSRRIGPERVIWRYDPILFTDRYTMDYHITFFRQLARRLEGYTHKCIISFVDLYRNTQTNMDGLGFAPLTEKEIMELAQRLAGIAGRHHLVLETCAEQIDLAPYGIAHGHCIDRSLLEQIAGCRLALVKDKNQRPECGCMASIDIGMYDTCRHGCRYCYATHSMKTVARNTQAHAPNSPLLCGQILPEDVVKERAVKSYKEEFPQFSLWKPICQGEITPELYIFLF; this comes from the coding sequence GTGAATCCCTTGATCATCAGCGCCAGCAGGCGGACCGACATTCCCGCCTATTACTCCGATTGGTTTTACAACCGTATTCAGGAGGGCTTTGTCTGCGTCCGCAACCCCATGAACTTCCATCAGGTCAGCCGCATTTCCTTGTCGCCGGATGTGGTGGACGGCATCGTATTCTGGACCAAGAATCCGCTGCCGCTAATGTCTCGGTTGGAGGAACTGTGGGCGTACCCGTTCTATTTTCAGTTCACCCTGACCCCATACGGAAAAGACGTAGAGCCGGGCGTGCCCAGCAAAAATGATGTAATCCTGCCTGCCTTTCAGGAACTTTCCCGTAGGATCGGCCCCGAACGTGTGATCTGGAGGTATGATCCTATCCTGTTCACTGACCGGTACACGATGGACTATCACATTACCTTTTTCAGACAGTTGGCCCGACGGCTGGAGGGCTATACCCACAAGTGTATCATCAGCTTTGTGGACCTGTACCGCAACACACAGACCAATATGGATGGTCTGGGCTTTGCACCGCTTACGGAAAAAGAAATCATGGAACTGGCACAGCGGTTGGCCGGTATCGCGGGCAGACACCACCTTGTGCTGGAAACCTGCGCGGAACAAATAGACTTAGCGCCATACGGCATTGCCCACGGCCACTGCATTGATCGTTCCTTGCTGGAACAGATTGCCGGGTGCCGCCTTGCGTTGGTGAAAGACAAGAACCAGCGCCCGGAATGCGGCTGCATGGCCAGCATCGACATTGGTATGTACGACACCTGCCGTCACGGGTGTAGGTATTGTTATGCTACACACAGTATGAAAACTGTTGCGCGCAATACGCAAGCCCACGCTCCGAACTCACCGCTGCTCTGCGGGCAGATTCTGCCGGAGGATGTGGTAAAGGAACGGGCGGTAAAGTCATATAAGGAAGAGTTTCCGCAATTTTCTTTATGGAAACCGATTTGTCAAGGGGAGATTACCCCGGAGTTATACATTTTTCTTTTTTGA
- a CDS encoding flavodoxin domain-containing protein, translated as MKSVILYGSRYGSARRYAQELSKQTDIPAVSYQEAPPLSKLETIVYIGALYAGGVLGLARTLRSLSLRDGQRLVIVTVGLADPDIPQNRENIRNSLPKQIPAQLYGRAAVFHLRGAIDYQALSLGHRTMMALLHRSLQKKPAEEWSEEDKALMETYGKQADFVDFASLRPIINEMQRESR; from the coding sequence ATGAAGTCTGTCATTTTATACGGAAGCAGGTACGGAAGCGCCCGCCGGTATGCGCAGGAGCTGTCAAAGCAAACAGATATCCCTGCTGTCAGCTATCAAGAAGCACCGCCGCTTTCCAAACTGGAAACGATCGTGTATATCGGCGCGCTGTATGCCGGTGGTGTTTTGGGGCTGGCCAGGACATTGCGCAGTCTGTCCTTGCGGGACGGGCAGAGGCTGGTGATCGTTACGGTCGGGCTGGCTGATCCGGATATACCGCAAAATCGGGAGAATATCCGGAACTCCCTGCCAAAACAGATTCCCGCCCAGCTATATGGCAGAGCAGCGGTTTTCCATCTGCGAGGCGCCATTGATTATCAGGCGCTATCTCTGGGACACCGAACCATGATGGCGCTACTGCACCGATCTCTGCAAAAGAAACCGGCGGAAGAATGGAGCGAAGAAGACAAGGCGTTAATGGAAACCTACGGCAAGCAGGCAGATTTTGTCGATTTCGCTTCCCTGCGGCCGATTATCAATGAGATGCAGAGGGAAAGCAGGTAA
- a CDS encoding GyrI-like domain-containing protein has translation MAFDYKKEYKEFYLPPKTPGIVTVPAMNFLAVRGHGDPNEENGAYKQAIGLLYAVAYTIKMSKMGSHKMDGYFDYVVPPLEGLWWQEGVRGVDYARKEDFCWISLIRLPDFVTKTEFDWAVQEASRKKKLDCSPVEFFTWEEGLCVQCMHIGPYDDEPATVAAMAEYAKAHGYTADFGEKRFHHEIYLSDVRRCKPESLKTVVRHPVRKVEHV, from the coding sequence ATGGCATTCGACTACAAGAAAGAATACAAGGAATTCTATCTGCCGCCCAAAACACCGGGCATCGTTACAGTACCTGCCATGAACTTTCTGGCGGTGCGCGGGCATGGCGATCCCAACGAGGAAAACGGTGCTTACAAACAGGCTATCGGCCTTTTGTATGCGGTGGCCTACACCATCAAAATGAGCAAGATGGGCAGCCACAAGATGGATGGTTACTTCGACTATGTGGTGCCGCCGCTGGAGGGTCTGTGGTGGCAGGAAGGTGTCCGTGGCGTGGACTACGCCCGCAAGGAGGACTTCTGCTGGATTTCTCTGATCCGGCTGCCGGACTTCGTGACCAAGACAGAGTTTGATTGGGCTGTGCAGGAAGCCTCCCGGAAAAAGAAACTGGACTGCTCTCCGGTGGAGTTCTTCACCTGGGAGGAAGGTCTGTGCGTCCAGTGCATGCACATCGGCCCTTATGATGACGAGCCCGCCACCGTAGCCGCTATGGCGGAATATGCCAAAGCACACGGCTATACGGCAGACTTTGGTGAAAAACGATTCCACCATGAGATTTATCTGAGCGATGTGCGCCGGTGCAAACCGGAAAGCCTGAAAACTGTGGTGCGCCATCCGGTGCGAAAGGTGGAGCATGTATGA
- a CDS encoding Fic family protein yields the protein MRNKQPPFEITNQMIDYVAEIAELVGNLNVTNRLTANPTLRRSNRIRTIHGSLAIEQNTLSLEQVTAVLNGKRVLAPPKDIAEVKNAYEIYERLDELDPYSVDDLLIAHGIMTRGLVEESGMFRTRPVGVVDSEGHVLHFGTLPQYVPDLVMELLEWAKTSEVHMLIRSCVFHYELELIHPFADGNGRVGRLWHTLLLSKWNPVFAWLPVESIIHDRQQEYYDAINTSNDAGESTVFIEFMLSAIKASLIEAINLNDEMSDGKIDKTTLRWNKIQEYLQTHDYIMNADVRELCGVSAATANRILANMTMERILAKFRIKSHWAYKLHEK from the coding sequence ATGAGAAATAAACAGCCTCCTTTTGAAATTACAAATCAAATGATTGACTATGTAGCGGAAATTGCTGAATTGGTCGGAAACCTTAATGTGACAAACCGACTTACTGCCAATCCTACACTGCGCCGCAGTAACCGAATCCGCACGATTCATGGTTCATTGGCGATTGAGCAGAACACCCTCTCTTTGGAGCAAGTTACTGCTGTACTGAATGGAAAGCGTGTTCTGGCGCCGCCTAAAGATATTGCCGAAGTCAAGAACGCCTATGAGATTTATGAGCGACTTGATGAGCTTGATCCCTATTCTGTAGATGACCTACTGATCGCCCACGGCATAATGACTCGTGGCTTGGTTGAAGAATCAGGGATGTTCCGCACCCGACCGGTAGGCGTAGTGGATAGCGAAGGTCATGTCTTGCATTTTGGGACCCTTCCACAATATGTCCCTGATTTGGTCATGGAGCTTTTGGAATGGGCAAAGACCAGTGAGGTTCATATGCTTATTCGCAGCTGTGTGTTCCACTATGAACTTGAACTTATTCATCCCTTTGCTGATGGGAATGGCCGCGTTGGCCGTCTGTGGCACACACTGCTGCTTTCTAAATGGAATCCCGTATTTGCTTGGCTCCCTGTAGAGTCTATCATCCATGACCGCCAGCAGGAGTATTATGATGCCATCAACACCTCCAATGATGCCGGAGAGTCTACGGTATTTATTGAGTTCATGCTCTCAGCTATCAAAGCATCGCTCATAGAGGCCATCAACTTGAATGATGAAATGAGCGATGGAAAGATTGATAAAACAACACTTCGCTGGAACAAGATTCAGGAATATCTCCAAACTCACGACTACATTATGAACGCCGATGTGCGGGAACTGTGTGGTGTATCGGCTGCGACGGCGAATAGAATTCTTGCTAACATGACAATGGAAAGAATACTTGCGAAATTTCGCATAAAAAGTCACTGGGCCTACAAATTACACGAAAAGTAA
- a CDS encoding GNAT family N-acetyltransferase, with product MISRKTIEACLDSPDSEAYRIICDGQKVGGVILKIDQATNHNELEILFTAPEVHSRGIGYGAWQAVEALHPETKVWETFTPYFEKRNIHFYLNKCGFKIVEFFTTQHPLDLPPQNDEEQDGPDEMFRFVKVME from the coding sequence ATCATCTCCCGCAAGACCATCGAAGCCTGTCTGGATTCACCGGACAGCGAAGCCTACCGCATTATCTGCGACGGGCAGAAAGTAGGCGGCGTGATCCTGAAAATCGATCAGGCCACCAACCACAATGAGCTGGAGATCCTGTTCACCGCCCCGGAAGTCCACAGCCGGGGCATCGGATACGGCGCATGGCAGGCAGTGGAGGCACTGCATCCCGAAACCAAGGTGTGGGAAACCTTTACTCCATATTTTGAAAAGCGGAATATCCACTTTTACCTCAACAAATGCGGTTTCAAGATCGTGGAGTTTTTCACCACACAGCACCCGCTTGATCTGCCGCCCCAGAACGACGAGGAGCAGGACGGCCCCGACGAAATGTTCCGCTTTGTCAAAGTCATGGAATGA
- a CDS encoding TfoX/Sxy family protein gives MASHPDFVEYVVEQLRGAGSVRARKMFGEYGLFCDGTFFSVICDDQLFIKITPQGEVAFPDLPKAPSHEGASDSFVIEDVDDPTMAVELTRITCEALRKAASQKRRK, from the coding sequence ATGGCATCCCATCCTGATTTTGTGGAATATGTGGTGGAACAACTTCGAGGGGCCGGAAGCGTCCGTGCCCGCAAAATGTTCGGAGAATACGGCCTGTTCTGTGACGGGACCTTCTTCTCTGTTATATGTGATGACCAGTTGTTTATCAAAATCACTCCACAAGGAGAAGTAGCCTTTCCCGACCTGCCGAAGGCCCCATCTCATGAAGGAGCCAGCGATTCCTTTGTGATAGAGGACGTGGACGACCCAACCATGGCGGTGGAATTGACCCGCATCACCTGTGAAGCGCTGCGCAAAGCGGCATCCCAAAAGCGGAGGAAATGA
- a CDS encoding DUF3795 domain-containing protein: MKGFTREHTEFSLCGLNCLLCTMQVGGYCPGCGGGPGNQSCAIARCSLDKGGHAFCSDCSSYPCARYDEFDAADSFVPHSRRAADLARARELGPDTYIDELRAKRTILDKLLAGYNDGRRKTFYCAAVYLLPLEDLKNVVAKLEDQPECSVKERAAAAVKLLQGAADGHGVCLKLKKKKG; encoded by the coding sequence ATGAAAGGCTTCACACGGGAACATACCGAGTTCAGCCTGTGTGGTCTGAACTGTCTGCTCTGCACCATGCAGGTAGGCGGCTACTGCCCCGGCTGCGGCGGCGGACCGGGCAACCAGAGTTGTGCCATTGCCCGGTGTTCACTGGACAAAGGCGGGCATGCCTTTTGCAGTGATTGCTCCTCTTACCCCTGCGCCCGGTATGACGAATTTGATGCAGCAGATTCCTTTGTGCCTCATAGCCGCCGTGCTGCCGATCTGGCCCGCGCCCGGGAATTGGGGCCGGATACCTATATAGACGAACTGCGGGCCAAGCGGACAATTCTGGATAAGCTGCTCGCCGGTTATAACGATGGCCGCCGCAAAACCTTCTACTGCGCGGCGGTGTACCTGCTGCCGTTGGAAGATCTGAAAAACGTTGTGGCCAAGCTGGAGGATCAGCCGGAATGTTCCGTCAAAGAGCGGGCTGCGGCTGCCGTGAAGCTGCTGCAAGGGGCAGCTGATGGCCACGGTGTCTGTCTGAAGCTGAAAAAGAAGAAGGGGTGA
- a CDS encoding YafY family protein — protein sequence MKMDRLIGILSILLQREQVTAPELAKQFEVSRRTIQRDIEALCRAGIPITTAQGAGGGISIMEGYRVDRTVLTAPEMQAILAGLRSLDSVSGTRRYAQLMEKLSAGNSTLISGGTHMLIDLSSWYKSSLAPKIEAIQNAMEQHHLVHFTYDAPKGTSVRSVEPYYLVFHWSTWYLWGWCQIRQDFRLFKLNRMTNLSTGDPFTARPAPLPDLDPERIYPTQYQVCVRFAPACRWRLVEEYGADSFTVQPDGTLLFRRGFPDADSVISWILTFGDGAELLEPAELREQLGALVSRLAQRYEKRR from the coding sequence ATGAAAATGGATCGGCTGATCGGCATTTTGTCCATCCTTCTCCAGCGGGAACAGGTTACCGCACCGGAACTAGCGAAGCAGTTCGAAGTGTCTCGCCGCACCATCCAACGGGATATTGAAGCCCTCTGCCGGGCAGGCATCCCCATCACCACCGCACAGGGCGCTGGCGGCGGGATCTCCATCATGGAGGGATACCGGGTGGACCGCACGGTGCTCACCGCCCCGGAGATGCAGGCTATTCTGGCGGGGCTGCGCAGTCTGGACAGCGTCAGCGGCACCCGGCGCTATGCTCAGCTCATGGAAAAGCTGTCCGCCGGAAACAGTACCCTGATATCCGGCGGCACCCACATGCTCATTGATTTGTCCTCATGGTACAAAAGCAGCCTTGCCCCTAAAATCGAAGCCATACAGAATGCCATGGAGCAGCACCACCTTGTACATTTCACTTACGACGCGCCCAAAGGTACTTCGGTGCGCAGCGTGGAGCCTTATTATCTGGTCTTTCATTGGTCCACCTGGTATCTGTGGGGCTGGTGTCAAATCCGGCAGGACTTCCGCTTGTTCAAGCTCAACCGCATGACAAACCTTTCTACTGGAGATCCCTTTACAGCACGCCCGGCCCCTTTGCCGGATTTGGACCCGGAGCGGATTTATCCCACACAATATCAGGTGTGCGTTCGCTTTGCCCCGGCCTGCCGTTGGCGGCTGGTGGAAGAATACGGTGCAGACAGCTTTACCGTACAACCGGATGGCACCTTACTTTTCCGCCGAGGGTTCCCAGATGCGGACAGTGTAATCAGCTGGATTCTCACTTTTGGGGACGGTGCTGAGCTTCTGGAACCTGCTGAGTTGCGGGAACAGCTGGGGGCTCTTGTCAGTCGGCTGGCCCAGCGCTATGAAAAACGGAGGTAG
- a CDS encoding SRPBCC family protein, whose translation MAVSKVTRSFPCTVEQLWQIVTDLTHTDWRSDLARVEVLDETRFVEHTKSGYATHFTVTTCEPKQFWAFTMENGNMSGFWEGRFEAVESGSRLTCVETVNGKRWWMHPFVPGYLKRQQKLYMDDLVREVNRITAGNAAR comes from the coding sequence ATGGCGGTTTCTAAAGTAACACGCTCGTTTCCCTGTACTGTAGAACAGCTGTGGCAAATCGTGACCGACCTGACGCATACCGACTGGCGCAGCGATCTGGCGCGGGTGGAGGTTCTGGACGAAACACGCTTTGTGGAGCATACCAAGAGCGGCTATGCCACCCATTTTACGGTTACAACCTGTGAACCAAAACAGTTTTGGGCCTTTACCATGGAAAATGGGAATATGTCCGGCTTCTGGGAGGGACGGTTCGAGGCTGTGGAAAGTGGTTCCCGGTTGACTTGCGTGGAAACCGTCAACGGCAAGCGCTGGTGGATGCACCCCTTTGTCCCTGGCTATCTGAAACGACAGCAGAAACTGTATATGGATGATCTGGTGCGGGAAGTGAACCGCATCACAGCCGGAAATGCTGCCCGGTAA
- a CDS encoding flavodoxin family protein, with product MKTIIHDLNKADFSAFELPDENVVVFTADGQYAPCSGCFACWLKNTGFCVMDDSLKHAGALIGQSDPLIIISRLCYGGYSPGVKAVLDRAIGVSLPFFTWRGGQTHHIGRYPQRKLLRVLFYGDSTESERQTATELAERNRLNLGYKTAETLFFQNPAQIRGAIS from the coding sequence TTGAAAACGATCATTCATGATCTTAATAAAGCAGACTTCTCTGCTTTTGAACTTCCAGATGAAAATGTCGTGGTTTTCACTGCGGACGGCCAGTATGCTCCGTGCAGTGGCTGCTTTGCATGTTGGCTGAAAAATACCGGATTCTGTGTGATGGACGACTCCTTGAAACATGCGGGCGCATTGATCGGGCAAAGCGACCCGCTGATTATTATCAGCCGTTTGTGCTACGGCGGCTACAGCCCCGGCGTCAAGGCTGTTTTGGACCGCGCTATTGGAGTATCCCTCCCCTTCTTTACCTGGCGGGGCGGCCAAACCCATCATATAGGGCGCTACCCGCAGCGAAAACTGCTGCGGGTTCTCTTTTACGGAGATTCTACGGAATCGGAACGGCAGACTGCCACAGAGCTTGCCGAGCGTAACCGGCTCAACCTTGGATACAAAACAGCGGAAACGCTGTTTTTCCAAAATCCTGCACAGATCAGGGGAGCAATATCATGA